In one Chitinophaga sancti genomic region, the following are encoded:
- a CDS encoding beta-N-acetylhexosaminidase — protein MTTAQLLDFRLRLLLLKSNLILFFVLMMVRTYASDGRIKIIPEPVKVIEQSGEFTLDNTTVLSLSDNKVKETADWFSTRLKASTGYDLKRSNNGTKRISLELNVKADAAIGDEGYTLKVTPSEVVLKANTTAGIFYGLQTILQLLPPDIESQSVKNVAWTMPCAEIIDYPRFGWRGLMLDVSRHFFTKDEVKQFIDEMIRYKYNTLHLHLADDEGWRIEIKSLPELTKVGAWRVPRTGRWGKLPADLANEKATDGGFYTQEDMKELLKYAAARGITILPEIDVPAHSLAMIASYPNLSCTQLPYKVNAGREFYTREDNVLCVGNDSIFLVLDKVFTELAALFPSKYIHVGGDEAYKGFWKTCPKCKARMEHEHLKDVDELQSYFVKRMETMLKAKGKKMIGWDEILEGGLAPEATVMSWRGMSGGITAAKMNHHVVMTPWDFVYLDLYQGEQTAEPPTYGMCRLSDSYNYDPVPDSVDEKYILGGQGNLWTESVPVFRHVEYMTWPRSIALSEVYWSPKAKRNWDDFIPRLEENFKRLDAADIKYARSVYNVILRPVRINRYDYEINLATEIKGLDLYYSFDNTNPDAHYPKYTGQALRWPVGANILKVITYRNGKPVGAQVDITKEDLAKRLDEKRHVY, from the coding sequence ATGACTACTGCACAATTGTTAGATTTTAGGTTAAGGTTGCTCTTATTAAAGAGCAACCTTATTCTTTTCTTTGTACTGATGATGGTCCGTACCTACGCCAGCGATGGAAGGATCAAAATCATTCCGGAGCCTGTAAAGGTGATTGAGCAAAGTGGAGAATTTACGCTGGATAATACGACAGTCTTATCTCTCTCTGATAACAAAGTGAAGGAAACAGCCGACTGGTTCTCTACCAGGCTTAAAGCCAGTACAGGTTACGATCTGAAACGCAGCAATAACGGTACAAAGCGCATCAGCCTGGAACTAAATGTAAAGGCAGATGCTGCGATAGGCGATGAGGGCTATACCCTGAAGGTTACGCCATCTGAGGTAGTGCTGAAAGCCAATACCACTGCCGGGATCTTCTACGGTTTGCAAACTATTCTGCAACTGTTACCGCCAGATATCGAAAGCCAGTCTGTAAAAAATGTAGCATGGACGATGCCCTGTGCCGAGATCATAGACTATCCCCGTTTCGGATGGAGAGGTCTAATGCTCGACGTATCTCGTCACTTTTTTACCAAAGATGAAGTTAAGCAGTTCATTGACGAGATGATCCGCTATAAATACAATACCCTGCATCTGCACCTTGCTGATGATGAAGGATGGCGTATTGAAATCAAAAGCCTGCCAGAACTGACAAAGGTGGGTGCCTGGAGAGTACCACGCACAGGGCGCTGGGGTAAGTTACCAGCAGACCTGGCAAATGAGAAAGCAACCGATGGTGGGTTCTATACACAGGAAGATATGAAGGAACTGCTGAAATATGCAGCTGCCAGGGGTATCACTATTTTACCTGAAATAGACGTACCTGCGCATAGCCTGGCCATGATTGCTTCTTATCCAAATCTCTCCTGCACACAACTGCCTTATAAGGTAAATGCCGGCCGCGAATTTTACACCCGCGAAGACAATGTACTCTGCGTGGGCAACGATAGCATCTTCCTCGTACTCGACAAAGTGTTCACTGAACTCGCTGCATTATTCCCTTCCAAATACATTCACGTAGGCGGAGATGAAGCTTACAAAGGCTTCTGGAAGACATGCCCTAAATGCAAGGCCAGGATGGAACATGAGCACCTGAAAGATGTAGACGAGCTGCAGAGCTATTTTGTAAAGAGAATGGAAACCATGCTCAAAGCAAAAGGTAAAAAAATGATCGGCTGGGATGAAATCCTGGAAGGTGGTCTTGCTCCCGAAGCAACAGTCATGAGCTGGAGAGGTATGAGTGGGGGGATCACCGCTGCCAAAATGAACCATCACGTAGTAATGACGCCATGGGATTTTGTTTACCTGGATCTGTACCAGGGAGAGCAGACAGCAGAACCACCAACCTATGGTATGTGCCGCCTGTCTGATTCCTACAACTACGATCCGGTACCTGATAGCGTGGACGAGAAATACATACTGGGTGGTCAGGGCAACCTCTGGACAGAGTCCGTACCTGTATTCCGCCATGTGGAGTACATGACATGGCCTCGCTCTATTGCACTTTCCGAAGTGTACTGGAGTCCAAAGGCAAAAAGAAACTGGGATGATTTTATTCCAAGACTGGAAGAGAATTTCAAAAGACTGGATGCCGCGGATATCAAGTATGCCCGCAGCGTATACAATGTGATCTTAAGGCCTGTAAGAATTAATCGTTACGATTATGAAATCAACCTGGCTACAGAGATTAAAGGACTGGATTTGTATTATAGCTTCGATAACACTAATCCTGATGCACATTATCCAAAATATACAGGTCAAGCACTCCGGTGGCCTGTTGGTGCCAATATTCTGAAAGTGATCACCTACCGCAACGGTAAGCCCGTAGGCGCACAGGTGGACATCACCAAAGAAGACCTGGCTAAACGACTGGATGAGAAACGGCACGTATATTAA
- a CDS encoding AGE family epimerase/isomerase has product MNYTNEDINRLKDFYFQQLTRDTLPFWFPRSFDKEYGGFLLMRDYDGSLLDDDKAVWIQGRATWLLATLYNTVEQKAEWLEGAKLGYDFLKEHCFDTDGRMFFHVSRDGRPLRKRRYFFSETFAAIAFAAYAKATGSGQVAAEAREIFGNCIRYASTPGLLPPKFTPLRAMKAAGVPIVMINTAQVIRETIGDPRCDEWIDKWIDELERDFVKHDLRCVMEQVTQQGEISDHFEGRQLNPGHAIEGAWFILHEAIYRNHDDRLLKLGLSMIDYMWERGWDTEHGGLYNFRDVYNKPVQEYSHDMKFWWPHNEAIIATLLAWTLTKDEKYAAMHRQVHDYAYSHFHDKEHGEWFGYLHKDGSKSVSLKGNLFKGPFHIPRQEWYCYQLLRTLF; this is encoded by the coding sequence ATGAATTACACGAATGAAGACATCAACCGACTAAAAGACTTTTATTTTCAACAATTAACCCGGGATACCCTTCCCTTTTGGTTCCCCCGCTCTTTTGATAAGGAGTATGGCGGGTTTTTACTGATGCGTGACTACGATGGTTCATTGCTGGACGATGACAAGGCTGTCTGGATCCAGGGGCGGGCTACCTGGTTACTCGCTACCTTATATAATACGGTGGAGCAGAAAGCAGAGTGGCTGGAAGGTGCCAAACTGGGATACGATTTCCTGAAAGAGCACTGTTTCGATACCGACGGCAGGATGTTCTTCCACGTATCCAGGGATGGACGACCGCTTCGCAAACGCAGGTATTTCTTCTCAGAAACTTTTGCGGCGATTGCTTTTGCGGCCTATGCAAAGGCGACAGGTAGCGGGCAGGTTGCTGCAGAAGCAAGGGAGATCTTTGGGAATTGTATCCGTTATGCCAGTACCCCGGGCCTGTTACCGCCTAAATTTACCCCTCTCCGGGCCATGAAAGCGGCTGGCGTACCTATTGTAATGATCAATACCGCCCAGGTGATCAGGGAAACGATCGGGGATCCCCGCTGTGATGAATGGATAGACAAATGGATCGATGAGCTGGAAAGGGATTTTGTAAAGCACGATCTCCGCTGTGTAATGGAGCAGGTAACTCAGCAGGGAGAGATTTCAGACCATTTTGAGGGCCGGCAGCTGAATCCGGGGCACGCCATAGAAGGGGCCTGGTTTATCCTCCACGAGGCAATATATAGGAACCATGATGACCGCCTCTTAAAGTTAGGATTGTCCATGATAGACTATATGTGGGAGCGGGGATGGGATACAGAACATGGAGGATTGTACAATTTCCGTGATGTATACAATAAGCCGGTACAGGAGTACTCGCACGATATGAAATTCTGGTGGCCGCACAATGAAGCGATTATCGCTACGCTACTGGCCTGGACCTTAACAAAAGACGAAAAGTACGCCGCTATGCACAGGCAGGTACATGACTACGCCTACAGCCATTTCCATGACAAGGAACATGGAGAATGGTTCGGCTACCTGCACAAAGACGGCAGCAAATCCGTATCCCTGAAGGGAAACCTCTTCAAAGGGCCTTTTCACATTCCCAGACAGGAATGGTATTGTTACCAATTACTCAGAACATTGTTCTGA
- a CDS encoding SusC/RagA family TonB-linked outer membrane protein, which yields MNFKNLCGLPYARRKRNVRTPAFLKLTGIFFVSAQLGAATAGYSAIYNRVPDASFSSRFFKEITGKVTTANGQPLPGVSISVKGTTRGAVTNPQGEFTINANPGDVLLISFIGFSTQQITVTDKTTALSIRMEEGATKLNDVVVTALGIKKENRSIGYSTTQLSGAAFTQSREVNIGNALTGKVAGVSVANNATGPSGSSRVIIRGNASLTGNNQPLYVIDGVPFDNAAQGSAGQWGGMDLGDGLSNINPDDIADMQVLKGAAASALYGYRGGNGAILITTKSGQKGKGIGVEINNNLTANTIIDYRDLQTVYGQGTQGVKPTSAATAYNTYSSWGAKMDGSDAVNFLGNTYKYNESVGKDNWKNFYRTGLNNQSSVAISGSTDKIKYRVGLSNLHNTSIIPNSGMNQQGINLNTIYNITPKLSLTVTANYIFERVKNRALLSDASTNINATLMYLPTTFDVRWLQPQRQASGVELTPTSGTYFNNPYFLAYQHQNNTDRNRLTAAATLKYNFTDWLYAQGAVQRDGYILDYRKVTPTGTAYANGGELSEYERNYRELNLNYLIGFNKKVGDFSINATFGGNQQDNVNKSYGLNGTASPFIIPYLYTANNIANRTYTQTYAHYRVNSLYGTADFGFRNFLFLNFTGRQDWFSTLDPKSNKYFYPSVSTSFVFSELMHAPKWLSSGKLRASFARASNGTTPYQNYLTYGLQTYTLTGVSVGMITNSTVPNANLKPVKISEKEVGLNMQFLDNRVGFDVAYYYKQTEDDIASVSASTASGYSAAILNVGKIRNQGIEALISGAPVRGKDFSWDATFNIALNSSKVLYLGPGVNSLAIDGAVPRNGDGVTISNVVGLAYGQIMGYAYRRDNSGNKVYAKDGQNLRSSTVVPLGSGVYKTTGGLNNEFHYKNLSLSFLVDFKFGAKVYSGTNLSLYSTGQQKNTLEGRDGGYVGKGVQADGTANTVSIDAQTYWTNLATSNIVAEEFVYDASFIKLRQLSLGYTLPSSLLGDHFFKGVNVSIVTRNLATLLKHTPNIDPESAYNNTNGQGLELNGMPPTRSFGLNVNAKF from the coding sequence ATGAATTTTAAAAATCTTTGTGGACTTCCCTATGCCCGGCGGAAGCGCAATGTAAGAACACCTGCGTTCTTGAAACTGACCGGCATATTCTTCGTGTCAGCACAACTGGGAGCCGCTACAGCGGGCTATTCTGCAATCTACAATCGTGTTCCCGATGCATCCTTTTCTTCGCGTTTTTTTAAGGAGATCACCGGTAAGGTTACTACAGCCAACGGTCAGCCACTACCCGGCGTAAGCATCTCCGTAAAAGGAACCACCCGGGGAGCGGTTACCAACCCACAGGGTGAATTCACCATCAATGCCAATCCAGGCGATGTACTCCTCATCTCCTTCATCGGTTTTTCCACACAGCAAATAACAGTCACTGATAAAACTACTGCGCTGTCCATCAGGATGGAAGAAGGAGCTACCAAGCTGAATGACGTAGTGGTGACAGCATTAGGTATCAAGAAAGAAAACAGGTCTATCGGTTACTCTACCACACAGCTCTCCGGTGCAGCCTTCACGCAATCCAGGGAGGTGAATATCGGTAATGCACTGACCGGTAAAGTAGCGGGTGTGAGTGTAGCTAACAACGCCACTGGTCCAAGCGGTAGTAGCCGTGTAATCATCCGTGGTAACGCTTCTCTCACCGGCAACAACCAGCCATTATATGTAATAGATGGGGTGCCTTTTGATAATGCTGCACAGGGTAGTGCCGGCCAGTGGGGCGGTATGGATCTCGGTGATGGTCTGTCAAACATCAACCCCGATGATATCGCAGATATGCAGGTACTGAAAGGGGCTGCTGCATCTGCACTTTACGGTTACCGTGGTGGTAATGGTGCGATCCTCATCACTACCAAATCCGGTCAGAAAGGAAAAGGTATCGGTGTGGAGATCAACAACAACTTAACTGCCAATACCATCATTGACTACCGTGACCTGCAAACAGTTTACGGTCAGGGTACACAAGGGGTAAAACCTACTTCCGCAGCTACTGCGTATAACACTTACTCCAGCTGGGGTGCCAAAATGGATGGTTCTGATGCGGTGAACTTCCTGGGCAATACCTATAAATACAACGAAAGCGTAGGTAAGGATAACTGGAAGAATTTCTATCGTACTGGTCTGAACAATCAATCTTCTGTTGCCATCAGCGGTAGCACTGACAAGATTAAATACCGTGTCGGCCTTTCCAACCTGCATAATACCTCTATCATTCCTAATTCAGGCATGAACCAACAAGGTATCAACCTGAATACAATTTATAATATCACACCAAAACTTTCCCTCACAGTTACTGCTAACTACATCTTTGAAAGAGTAAAGAACAGAGCACTGTTGTCCGATGCTTCTACCAACATCAATGCAACATTAATGTATCTGCCTACTACCTTCGATGTTAGATGGCTGCAACCACAAAGACAGGCATCTGGCGTTGAATTAACACCTACTTCAGGAACTTACTTCAACAACCCATATTTCCTGGCTTATCAGCATCAGAACAATACTGACAGAAATCGTCTGACCGCTGCTGCCACCTTAAAATATAACTTCACTGACTGGTTATATGCACAGGGTGCTGTTCAGCGTGATGGTTATATCCTCGATTACCGCAAAGTTACACCTACCGGTACAGCCTATGCTAACGGTGGTGAGCTTAGTGAATATGAAAGAAACTACAGAGAGCTCAACCTGAACTACCTCATCGGTTTCAATAAAAAAGTAGGTGATTTCAGTATCAACGCTACATTCGGTGGTAACCAGCAGGATAACGTCAACAAGTCTTATGGTCTGAATGGTACGGCTTCTCCGTTCATCATTCCTTACCTGTATACTGCTAACAACATCGCAAACAGAACATACACCCAGACTTACGCACATTATCGTGTAAACTCACTGTATGGTACTGCCGATTTCGGTTTCCGGAATTTCTTATTCCTGAACTTCACCGGCCGCCAGGACTGGTTCTCTACACTGGATCCAAAGAGCAACAAATACTTCTATCCTTCTGTAAGCACCAGCTTCGTGTTTAGTGAACTGATGCATGCACCTAAATGGTTGTCTTCCGGTAAACTGAGAGCATCTTTTGCACGTGCCTCCAACGGTACTACTCCTTACCAGAACTACCTGACTTATGGTCTGCAAACCTACACCCTCACTGGTGTATCTGTTGGTATGATCACCAACTCAACTGTACCAAATGCTAACCTGAAACCAGTGAAAATTTCTGAAAAAGAAGTTGGTCTGAACATGCAGTTCCTGGATAACAGGGTTGGTTTTGATGTCGCTTATTACTACAAACAAACTGAAGATGATATCGCGTCTGTATCTGCAAGTACAGCTTCCGGTTATTCTGCAGCTATCCTGAACGTTGGTAAAATCAGGAACCAGGGTATTGAAGCATTGATCAGCGGTGCACCTGTAAGAGGTAAAGACTTCTCCTGGGATGCGACATTCAACATTGCACTGAACAGCAGTAAAGTGTTATACCTGGGCCCTGGTGTTAATTCCCTGGCTATTGATGGTGCTGTACCAAGAAATGGTGATGGCGTTACTATCAGCAACGTAGTAGGTTTAGCTTATGGTCAGATCATGGGTTATGCTTATCGCAGAGATAATTCAGGTAACAAAGTATACGCAAAAGATGGTCAGAACCTGCGTTCTTCCACAGTAGTACCTTTGGGATCTGGTGTTTACAAAACAACCGGTGGTTTAAATAACGAATTCCATTACAAAAACCTGTCACTCTCTTTCCTGGTTGACTTCAAATTCGGTGCTAAAGTGTACTCCGGTACTAACCTGTCACTGTATTCCACAGGTCAGCAAAAAAATACCCTGGAAGGTCGTGATGGTGGTTACGTAGGTAAAGGTGTTCAGGCCGATGGTACTGCTAATACAGTGTCTATCGATGCACAAACATACTGGACTAACCTGGCTACTTCCAATATCGTTGCTGAAGAATTTGTATACGATGCAAGCTTCATTAAGCTGAGACAATTATCCTTAGGTTATACTCTCCCTTCTTCTTTACTGGGAGATCATTTCTTTAAAGGTGTAAATGTTTCTATCGTAACAAGAAACCTGGCTACCTTATTAAAGCATACACCTAACATTGATCCTGAATCTGCTTACAACAACACAAATGGTCAGGGTCTGGAATTGAACGGTATGCCTCCAACCAGAAGCTTTGGGTTGAATGTGAACGCAAAATTCTAA
- a CDS encoding glucoamylase family protein, with protein sequence MRTLLFAGLLVMMANTGCHQANKSASKDTLVDTTLTTDSIFNLVEKQTFGYFWDGAEPHSGLARERYHVDGDYPEHDQNVVTTGGSGFGIMSILVGIERGYITRQQGFERLAHIADFLEKADRFHGAWPHWMYGETGKVKPFGQKDNGGDLVETAFMMQGMLCVRQYFANGNEQEKALAAKINKLWEGVEWSWYRNGKNVLYWHWSPTYEWQMNFAVTGYNECLIMYVLAASSPSYSIPAEVYHEGWAKDGKIRDSVNAYGYTLKLHHNYARELGGPLFWAHYSYLALDPHGLKDKYADYWEHNVNQVLIDRAWCLENPKHFKGYGPDSWGLTASYSVNGYAAHAPGKETDLGVISPTAALSSMPYTPEYSKQAMVHWYKNYNGKLFGKYGFYDAFSETDNWYPQKYLAIDQGPEVVMMENYRSGLLWKLFMSCPEVQGGLKKLGFESPYIK encoded by the coding sequence ATGAGAACATTATTATTTGCAGGGTTACTTGTTATGATGGCAAATACAGGTTGTCATCAGGCAAACAAATCCGCTTCAAAAGACACATTGGTAGATACAACATTGACTACCGATTCTATTTTCAACCTAGTAGAAAAGCAAACTTTCGGGTACTTCTGGGATGGGGCAGAGCCGCATAGCGGACTTGCCAGGGAGCGCTATCATGTAGATGGCGACTATCCGGAGCATGATCAGAATGTGGTTACCACCGGTGGTTCAGGATTCGGTATCATGTCTATCCTGGTTGGTATAGAAAGAGGGTATATCACCCGTCAGCAGGGTTTTGAACGCTTAGCCCATATTGCTGACTTCTTGGAAAAGGCGGATCGTTTTCACGGTGCATGGCCTCACTGGATGTATGGTGAGACCGGTAAGGTAAAACCTTTCGGACAGAAAGATAATGGGGGTGATTTGGTGGAAACAGCATTTATGATGCAGGGCATGTTGTGCGTAAGGCAGTATTTTGCCAATGGCAATGAGCAGGAAAAAGCACTGGCTGCAAAGATCAATAAGCTTTGGGAAGGGGTAGAATGGAGCTGGTATCGGAATGGTAAAAACGTATTGTACTGGCATTGGTCTCCAACCTACGAATGGCAGATGAACTTTGCTGTGACAGGGTATAATGAGTGCCTGATTATGTATGTACTGGCAGCATCTTCACCAAGCTATAGTATTCCTGCTGAGGTATATCATGAAGGATGGGCGAAAGATGGTAAGATCCGGGATAGTGTAAATGCATATGGCTATACGCTGAAACTGCATCACAATTATGCACGTGAATTAGGTGGTCCATTGTTCTGGGCGCATTATTCTTATCTGGCCCTGGATCCTCATGGATTGAAAGATAAATACGCGGATTACTGGGAGCACAATGTAAACCAGGTACTGATTGACAGGGCATGGTGTCTTGAAAATCCTAAGCATTTTAAAGGGTATGGTCCTGATAGCTGGGGCCTGACTGCGAGTTATTCTGTAAATGGATATGCGGCGCATGCACCGGGTAAGGAAACAGATCTGGGCGTAATTTCACCTACTGCGGCATTGTCTTCCATGCCTTATACACCTGAGTATTCAAAACAGGCAATGGTGCATTGGTATAAGAATTATAACGGGAAACTGTTTGGTAAGTATGGGTTTTATGATGCATTTAGTGAGACTGATAACTGGTATCCACAGAAGTATCTGGCCATCGATCAGGGGCCGGAAGTTGTGATGATGGAGAATTATAGAAGTGGCTTGTTGTGGAAGCTGTTTATGAGTTGCCCTGAGGTGCAGGGTGGCTTGAAGAAATTAGGCTTCGAGAGTCCATATATAAAGTAA
- a CDS encoding sugar porter family MFS transporter: MGTYTILIAVFSFSFPILLTQLGPAPTFLLYAGMIWFVSRYIFETKGVPLEKVDELYHTI, from the coding sequence ATGGGGACGTACACCATATTGATTGCTGTCTTCTCTTTTAGTTTCCCTATATTACTTACTCAACTGGGGCCTGCCCCTACATTCCTGCTCTATGCAGGCATGATATGGTTTGTAAGCAGGTATATTTTCGAAACAAAAGGAGTACCACTGGAAAAAGTCGACGAATTGTACCATACCATATAA
- a CDS encoding SusD/RagB family nutrient-binding outer membrane lipoprotein, with product MKKYIYRSTLGLVFAMAVSSCNKNLESINNDPNHITSSSMDYNLLFTAVQAYTAGTDYEAWRNSMIYCSTMIQHLSSLQGYWNGDKYTYSGGYNSAYWDRQFPNAVTNVVETLNNWKDKTTYANAYNITRIMKVVVFQRMTDLYGDVPYSEAGKGYSGGITYPKYDKQQAIYMDMLNELNEAAKALDANATNTLKNADVMYQGDVTKWKKFAYSQMLRLAMRMTKVDPATAQTWVQTAVAGGLFTSNDDNAIIKHDAVTSTNSNGNGLTLAYNDPNASRVSQSFIDRMKNTNDPRLIYYATVCTNPGVAFGSSGYDYGDTTWAKQLGMPNGYDQQGATTTTDLHYAANYPGNKTDFTSYAINSYSVVNRYTFARLDAPSFILTYAENQLLLAEAALRGWVSGNAADYYNAGVTAAMNQLTQTGAGAGVSAAQIAAYLAANPFNAADGYNQINTQYYIATFMDEYEAWSNWRRSGYPVLQQVVYIGNVTNGTIPRRFTYPTSEATINATNYNDAISRYTDGDKMTSRMWWDAAQ from the coding sequence ATGAAGAAGTATATATACAGGAGTACGCTGGGCTTAGTGTTCGCAATGGCAGTGAGCAGCTGTAACAAAAACCTGGAATCAATCAATAACGATCCGAACCATATTACCTCCTCCAGCATGGACTACAACCTGTTGTTCACTGCTGTGCAGGCATATACTGCTGGTACCGACTACGAAGCATGGCGTAACAGTATGATCTATTGTAGTACGATGATACAGCACCTTTCCTCCCTGCAGGGCTATTGGAATGGAGACAAATATACCTACAGCGGAGGTTACAACTCTGCTTACTGGGATAGACAATTCCCTAACGCAGTAACGAATGTTGTAGAAACGCTGAACAACTGGAAAGATAAAACCACCTATGCGAACGCTTATAATATCACCCGTATCATGAAGGTGGTGGTATTCCAGCGTATGACAGATCTATATGGAGATGTTCCTTATTCAGAAGCTGGTAAGGGTTATTCCGGTGGTATCACTTATCCTAAATACGATAAACAGCAGGCTATCTACATGGATATGCTGAATGAGCTGAACGAAGCAGCAAAGGCATTGGACGCAAATGCTACCAATACTTTGAAAAATGCTGATGTGATGTACCAGGGTGATGTGACCAAATGGAAAAAATTCGCTTATTCCCAGATGTTGCGCCTGGCTATGCGTATGACGAAGGTAGATCCGGCAACTGCACAAACATGGGTACAGACTGCCGTTGCAGGTGGCCTGTTTACCAGCAATGATGATAATGCTATCATCAAACATGATGCGGTTACCTCCACCAACTCCAATGGTAATGGTCTGACACTGGCATATAATGATCCTAATGCATCCCGCGTGAGCCAGAGCTTTATTGACAGGATGAAAAATACCAATGACCCGCGCCTGATCTACTATGCTACTGTTTGTACTAATCCGGGTGTCGCTTTCGGTTCTTCCGGATACGACTATGGTGATACAACCTGGGCTAAACAGCTGGGTATGCCAAACGGCTACGATCAGCAGGGTGCTACTACCACTACAGATCTCCATTATGCAGCTAACTATCCTGGTAATAAAACTGATTTCACCTCCTACGCTATCAATAGCTATTCAGTAGTGAACAGATACACATTTGCCCGTTTAGATGCGCCTTCCTTTATCCTTACCTATGCCGAAAACCAGCTGTTGCTGGCTGAAGCAGCACTGAGAGGATGGGTAAGCGGTAATGCAGCTGACTATTATAATGCAGGTGTAACTGCAGCTATGAATCAGCTCACACAAACCGGCGCAGGTGCAGGTGTAAGTGCTGCCCAGATCGCAGCTTACCTGGCAGCTAATCCATTCAATGCAGCGGATGGCTATAACCAGATCAATACCCAGTACTATATTGCTACTTTCATGGATGAATATGAAGCATGGTCTAACTGGAGAAGAAGTGGGTATCCTGTATTGCAACAGGTGGTTTACATTGGAAATGTTACCAATGGCACTATCCCTCGTCGTTTCACTTATCCTACATCAGAAGCTACTATCAATGCAACGAACTACAACGATGCAATAAGCCGCTATACTGATGGTGATAAAATGACGTCCAGGATGTGGTGGGATGCGGCTCAGTAA
- a CDS encoding ROK family protein has translation MAQHNLLAEIQNGDITGVAYKNLSLKKEILSHFTNEGNATITDLGKILNASTPKITLLITELIETGLVKDYGKTESASIGRRPNIYGLASDCGFFVGVEVKNNHVNIGLLDFRKNLIRFKDNIPYALENTQASLDELCKIIKAFITAQKMKPGKILGVGINLTGRINCKTGQSHSYFNFSREPLSKIMEKRIGIPTFLENDTRAMAYGEFTSGAVQGEENALFVNIDYGIAVGIMINGELYYGKSGYAGEFGHIPFFQNEIICRCGKKGCLETETSGRALADLFIKRLKSGATSSVTAKVKKMEDITMEDIIDAAINDDTLAMELIEEIGEKLGKAIAVLINVFNPELIILGGCMATTGDNLYLPVKSAIKKFSLSLVNSDTKLRLSQLGDKAGVIGACMLIRKRLFN, from the coding sequence ATGGCCCAGCACAATCTTTTAGCCGAGATACAAAATGGGGATATAACTGGTGTAGCATATAAGAATCTTTCGCTGAAAAAAGAAATTCTGTCACATTTTACTAATGAAGGTAATGCCACAATTACTGATTTAGGTAAAATTCTAAACGCCAGTACCCCTAAGATCACCTTACTAATTACAGAACTGATAGAAACAGGTCTTGTCAAAGATTATGGCAAAACAGAATCTGCGTCTATCGGACGAAGACCGAATATATATGGCCTTGCATCGGACTGCGGATTCTTTGTGGGTGTGGAAGTGAAGAATAATCATGTGAATATTGGTTTACTTGATTTCAGGAAGAACCTGATCAGGTTTAAGGATAATATCCCTTATGCATTGGAGAATACCCAGGCATCACTGGATGAGCTATGCAAGATCATAAAGGCATTTATTACTGCACAGAAAATGAAGCCCGGAAAGATCCTGGGTGTAGGTATTAACCTGACAGGAAGGATCAACTGTAAAACAGGGCAGAGTCATAGTTATTTTAACTTCTCCAGGGAACCCCTTAGTAAGATCATGGAAAAGCGGATAGGCATCCCGACTTTCCTGGAGAATGATACCCGTGCAATGGCATATGGAGAGTTTACAAGCGGTGCCGTGCAGGGGGAAGAAAATGCGCTGTTTGTAAATATTGATTATGGGATCGCTGTGGGCATCATGATCAATGGGGAACTGTATTATGGCAAGTCTGGTTATGCCGGAGAATTTGGGCATATACCCTTCTTCCAGAATGAGATCATTTGCAGGTGTGGCAAAAAGGGTTGCCTGGAAACAGAAACCTCGGGAAGAGCCCTGGCAGATCTTTTTATCAAAAGATTGAAATCAGGTGCTACATCTTCAGTAACAGCGAAGGTGAAAAAAATGGAAGATATCACAATGGAAGATATCATTGATGCAGCCATAAATGATGACACCCTGGCGATGGAACTGATAGAAGAGATCGGAGAAAAGTTAGGGAAAGCAATAGCGGTGTTGATCAATGTTTTTAATCCCGAGTTGATTATCCTGGGAGGTTGTATGGCGACAACGGGAGATAATTTGTATTTGCCGGTGAAGAGTGCGATCAAGAAGTTCAGTTTGAGCCTGGTGAATAGCGATACGAAATTGCGGCTGTCTCAATTGGGGGATAAAGCAGGCGTAATTGGTGCCTGCATGTTAATAAGAAAAAGATTATTCAATTAA